One Setaria viridis chromosome 5, Setaria_viridis_v4.0, whole genome shotgun sequence genomic region harbors:
- the LOC117855297 gene encoding tetraspanin-6, producing the protein MHSHSHPYYPHRVSNTVVGYLNLVTLLASIPIIGAGLWLAHGSAATCESALQAPLLAIGFVVLLVSLAGFIGACYHVTWALWLYLLAMLLLVVALLGVTVFGMAVTAGGGGRQVPGRPYQEFRVTDYSSWLQKRVQVERYWRPALACVVGSRACPRIAAWTPLDYMQHSLTPIQSGCCKPPTSCTYNQGGMPVEPQDEDCYRWNNAPGILCYQCDSCKAGVLEQVRRHWHNITILNVVVLVVLIAVYSCGCCAFRNARRAEAAYGVNRMSKINPRWDYFWSRWWNGQREQLY; encoded by the exons ATGCACTCACACTCACACCCATACTACCCGCACCGTGTGAGCAACACGGTGGTCGGGTACCTCAACCTGGTGACGCTCCTGGCCTCCATCCCCATCATCGGCGCAGGGCTGTGGCTGGCGCACGGCTCGGCGGCGACATGCGAATCCGCGCTGCAGGCGCCGCTCCTGGCCATCGGattcgtcgtcctcctcgtctcCCTAGCCGGCTTCATCGGCGCGTGCTACCACGTGACATGGGCGCTGTGGCTGTACCTCCTGGCCATGCTGCTGCTCGTCGTTGCCCTGCTCGGGGTCACCGTCTTCGGCATGGCCgtcacggcgggcggcggcgggcggcaagtCCCCGGCAGGCCCTACCAGGAGTTCCGGGTCACGGATTACTCGAGCTGGCTGCAGAAGCGCGTGCAGGTGGAGCGCTACTGGCGGCCGGCGCTGGCATGCGTGGTTGGGTCGAGAGCCTGCCCCAGGATCGCCGCCTGGACGCCGCTCGACTACATGCAGCACAGCCTCACGCCGATACAGTCGGGATGCTGCAAGCCACCCACGTCCTGCACGTACAACCAGGGCGGCATGCCCGTGGAGCCGCAGGACGAGGACTGCTACCGGTGGAACAATGCCCCCGGCATCCTCTGCTACCAGTGCGACTCGTGCAAGGCCGGGGTGCTGGAGCAGGTGCGCCGGCACTGGCACAACATCACCATCCTCaacgtcgtcgtcctcgtcgtgcTCATCGCCGTCTACTCGTGTGGGTGCTGCGCTTTCCGCAATGCCCGCCGTGCCGAGGCAGCATATGGGGTAAACCGCATGTCAAAGATCAATCCACGATGGGACTACTTCTG GTCAAGGTGGTGGAATGGCCAAAGAGAGCAGCTGTATTAG